From one Microlunatus sp. Gsoil 973 genomic stretch:
- a CDS encoding response regulator transcription factor: MIKVLLADDQALIRQAFAALLGLEKDLEVVGQAADGSEAIKLAADCRPDVIVMDVQMPEVDGTGDGITATARILAENPAIRVIIVTTFGRPGYLRRAMEAGAVGYMVKDAPADQLVEGIRRVHRGLRVVDPSLAAASLSVGASPLTERETEVLTAAAKGGPTSAIASAVFLSEGTVRNHLSSAMGKLGAATRAEAVRIATENGWLAL; this comes from the coding sequence ATGATCAAAGTCCTGCTCGCCGATGATCAAGCACTGATCCGGCAGGCCTTCGCAGCCCTGCTCGGCCTGGAGAAGGATCTGGAAGTCGTCGGTCAGGCCGCCGACGGGTCCGAGGCGATCAAGCTCGCCGCCGACTGCCGCCCCGACGTGATCGTGATGGACGTCCAGATGCCCGAGGTGGACGGAACCGGAGACGGGATCACTGCAACCGCGCGCATCCTGGCCGAGAATCCCGCAATCCGAGTGATCATCGTGACCACGTTCGGCCGGCCGGGATATCTGCGCCGGGCGATGGAGGCTGGAGCAGTCGGTTACATGGTCAAGGACGCTCCGGCCGACCAACTGGTGGAGGGTATCCGACGCGTGCACCGCGGGTTGCGGGTCGTTGATCCGAGCCTTGCCGCCGCCAGCCTCAGTGTCGGCGCATCCCCGCTGACCGAGCGTGAGACCGAGGTGCTCACCGCCGCTGCCAAGGGCGGGCCGACCAGTGCGATCGCGTCGGCGGTCTTCCTCAGCGAGGGCACCGTACGCAATCACCTGTCCTCGGCGATGGGCAAGTTGGGAGCCGCCACCCGGGCCGAGGCCGTCCGGATCGCCACCGAGAACGGCTGGCTTGCCCTGTAG
- the rpsJ gene encoding 30S ribosomal protein S10, translated as MAGQKIRIRLKAYDHEVIDGSARKIVDTVTRTGAKVAGPVPLPTEKNVFCVIRSPHKYKDSREHFEMRTHKRLIDIIDPTPKTVDSLMRLDLPAGVDIEIKL; from the coding sequence GTGGCGGGACAAAAGATCCGCATCAGGCTCAAGGCCTACGACCACGAGGTCATCGACGGGTCGGCGCGAAAGATCGTCGACACGGTGACCCGTACCGGTGCGAAGGTTGCCGGCCCGGTGCCGCTGCCGACGGAGAAGAACGTGTTCTGCGTGATCCGTTCTCCGCACAAGTACAAGGACAGCCGCGAGCACTTCGAGATGCGTACGCACAAGCGGCTGATCGACATCATCGACCCCACCCCGAAGACGGTCGACTCGCTGATGCGTCTTGACCTTCCGGCCGGTGTCGACATCGAGATCAAGCTCTGA
- the rplD gene encoding 50S ribosomal protein L4, which yields MSETRTVDVVDANGGKAGQAELPGELFDVTTNIPLIHQVVTAQLAAARQGTHSTKSRGEVRGGGSKPYRQKGTGRARQGSIRAPQFTGGGIVHGPQPHGYLQRTPKKMVAAALRGALSDRARDGRVHVVSSLVEGDTPSTRAALVALKAVTESAKVLVVLSRDEDAAWLSLRNVPTAHVIVADQLNAYDVLVNDDVVFTSAALEAYVAGPAKGKSVKAVATESEATESEATESEATETEATETEESAE from the coding sequence GTGAGCGAGACTCGTACGGTCGACGTCGTCGACGCCAACGGTGGCAAGGCCGGTCAGGCCGAGCTTCCCGGTGAGCTGTTCGACGTCACCACCAACATCCCGCTGATCCACCAGGTCGTCACCGCACAGCTCGCCGCGGCCCGGCAGGGTACGCACTCCACCAAGTCCCGCGGCGAGGTCCGCGGCGGTGGTTCCAAGCCGTACCGGCAGAAGGGCACCGGTCGCGCCCGCCAGGGCTCGATCCGCGCACCGCAGTTCACCGGCGGCGGCATCGTGCACGGCCCGCAGCCGCACGGCTACCTGCAGCGGACGCCCAAGAAGATGGTTGCCGCCGCACTGCGCGGCGCGCTGTCGGACCGGGCCCGTGACGGCCGGGTGCACGTGGTCAGCTCGCTGGTCGAGGGCGACACCCCGTCCACCAGGGCGGCGCTGGTCGCCCTCAAGGCGGTCACCGAGTCGGCCAAGGTGCTGGTCGTGCTGTCCCGTGATGAGGACGCCGCCTGGCTGAGCCTGCGCAACGTGCCGACCGCACACGTCATCGTCGCCGACCAGCTGAACGCCTACGACGTGCTGGTCAACGACGACGTGGTCTTCACCTCCGCCGCGCTCGAGGCCTACGTGGCCGGACCGGCGAAGGGCAAGAGCGTCAAGGCCGTCGCCACCGAGTCCGAGGCCACCGAGTCCGAGGCCACCGAGTCCGAGGCCACCGAGACCGAGGCCACCGAGACCGAGGAGAGTGCCGAATGA
- the rplW gene encoding 50S ribosomal protein L23, whose amino-acid sequence MSAAAKIRDHRDILLAPVVSEKSYGLLDENKYTFVVSPEANKTEIKIAVEKVFDVHVTSVNTYVRKGKKQRTRYGSGKRPDTKRAIVTVAEGQSIDIFGGPVG is encoded by the coding sequence ATGAGCGCCGCTGCCAAGATCCGCGACCATCGCGACATCCTGCTCGCGCCGGTCGTCAGCGAGAAGAGCTACGGCCTGCTGGACGAGAACAAGTACACCTTCGTCGTCTCGCCGGAGGCCAACAAGACCGAGATCAAGATCGCGGTCGAGAAGGTCTTCGACGTGCACGTGACGAGCGTGAACACCTACGTCCGCAAGGGCAAGAAGCAGCGCACACGGTACGGCTCCGGCAAGCGCCCGGACACCAAGCGCGCGATCGTGACCGTTGCCGAGGGCCAGAGCATCGACATCTTCGGCGGACCGGTCGGCTGA
- the rplB gene encoding 50S ribosomal protein L2, translating to MAIRKYKPTTPGRRGGSVADFAEVTRSTPEKSLVVPSPKTGGRNNNGRITSRHIGGGHKQAYRLIDFKRYDKDGVPAKVAHIEYDPNRTARIALLHYADGEKRYIIAPNGLRQGAPVEAGEGADIKTGNNLPLRNIPVGTTVHAVELRPGGGAKLGRSAGASIQLVAREGAYATLRMPSGEMRMVDVRCRATVGEVGNSEQANINWGKAGRNRWKGKRPKVRGVVMNPVDHPHGGGEGRTSGGRHPVSPWGKPEGRTRNKNKASSRLIVRRRKSGKKR from the coding sequence ATGGCTATTCGTAAGTACAAGCCGACGACGCCCGGCCGTCGTGGTGGCTCGGTGGCCGACTTCGCCGAGGTCACCCGTTCCACCCCGGAGAAGTCGCTGGTCGTCCCGAGCCCGAAGACCGGCGGTCGCAACAACAACGGCCGGATCACCTCCCGGCACATCGGCGGCGGCCACAAGCAGGCCTACCGGCTGATCGACTTCAAGCGCTACGACAAGGACGGCGTCCCGGCCAAGGTCGCTCACATCGAGTACGACCCGAACCGCACCGCCCGCATCGCGCTGTTGCACTACGCCGATGGTGAGAAGCGCTACATCATCGCCCCGAACGGCCTCCGCCAGGGCGCACCGGTCGAGGCCGGTGAGGGCGCCGACATCAAGACCGGCAACAACCTGCCGCTGCGCAACATCCCGGTCGGCACCACGGTGCACGCCGTCGAGTTGCGTCCGGGCGGTGGCGCCAAGCTCGGCCGTTCGGCCGGCGCCTCCATCCAGCTGGTCGCCCGCGAGGGTGCCTACGCCACGCTGCGGATGCCGTCGGGCGAGATGCGGATGGTCGATGTCCGCTGCCGCGCGACCGTTGGCGAGGTCGGCAACTCCGAGCAGGCCAACATCAACTGGGGCAAGGCCGGTCGGAACCGCTGGAAGGGCAAGCGTCCCAAGGTTCGCGGTGTCGTGATGAACCCGGTCGACCACCCGCACGGTGGCGGCGAGGGCCGGACCTCCGGTGGTCGTCACCCGGTCTCCCCGTGGGGCAAGCCGGAGGGTCGTACCCGCAACAAGAACAAGGCGAGCTCTCGCCTGATCGTCCGCCGTCGTAAGTCCGGCAAGAAGCGCTGA
- the rpsS gene encoding 30S ribosomal protein S19: MPRSLKKGPFVDDHLAKKVEVQNEKGTKNVIKTWSRRSMITPDMIGHTIAVHDGRKHVPVFVSESMIGHKLGEFAPTRTFRGHEKDDRKSRRR; this comes from the coding sequence ATGCCACGCAGCCTGAAGAAGGGCCCCTTCGTCGATGATCACCTGGCCAAGAAGGTCGAGGTGCAGAACGAGAAGGGCACCAAGAACGTGATCAAGACCTGGTCGCGCCGCTCGATGATCACGCCGGACATGATCGGCCACACCATCGCGGTGCACGACGGTCGCAAGCACGTGCCGGTCTTCGTCTCCGAGTCGATGATCGGGCACAAGCTCGGTGAATTCGCCCCGACCCGGACGTTCCGCGGTCATGAGAAGGACGACCGCAAGTCGCGTCGCCGCTGA
- the rplV gene encoding 50S ribosomal protein L22, which produces MSNAEKTRPSRRAALLGDRQGSYAIARGVRMSPTKVRRVVDVIRGLDVADALDTLKFAPQAAAEPVSKVIASAAANAQQTENLRVEELYVAKAFVDEGMTMRRIRPRAKGSASRILKRSSHITVVVEKKEA; this is translated from the coding sequence ATGAGTAACGCAGAGAAGACCCGGCCGAGCCGGCGTGCTGCCCTCCTCGGTGACCGGCAGGGTTCGTACGCGATCGCCCGCGGCGTCCGGATGTCGCCGACCAAGGTGCGTCGGGTGGTCGACGTGATCCGCGGTCTTGACGTCGCCGACGCCCTGGACACCCTCAAGTTCGCACCGCAGGCCGCGGCCGAACCGGTCAGCAAGGTGATCGCCAGCGCTGCCGCCAACGCGCAACAGACCGAGAACCTGCGGGTCGAGGAGTTGTACGTCGCCAAGGCATTCGTGGACGAGGGCATGACCATGCGTCGGATCCGTCCGCGGGCCAAAGGCTCGGCCAGCCGCATCCTCAAGCGGTCAAGCCACATCACCGTCGTCGTAGAGAAGAAGGAGGCCTGA
- the rpsC gene encoding 30S ribosomal protein S3 — protein MGQKINPHGFRLGISTDHKSRWYADKQYSDYVGEDVKIRQFLHKGLERAGISSIEIERTRDRVRVDIYTARPGIVIGRNGAEAERVRGELEKLTGKQVQLNILEVKGTETDAQLVAQGVAEQLAGRVQFRRAMRKAQQTAMRAGAKGIRIKCSGRLGGAEMSRSEFYLEGRVPLHTLRADVDYGFFEARTSFGRIGVKVWIYKGDVSGTRAERAAQKAARNAAQGSGRRPGRGGRPGRGDRPERGGRRRQEAAAAEGGAQQPAGAAQASAPTTGQEA, from the coding sequence ATGGGTCAGAAGATCAACCCGCACGGCTTCCGGCTCGGCATCTCCACCGATCACAAGAGCCGGTGGTACGCCGACAAGCAGTACTCCGACTACGTCGGCGAGGATGTCAAGATCCGGCAGTTCCTGCACAAGGGCCTGGAGCGGGCCGGCATCTCCAGCATCGAGATCGAGCGGACCCGGGACCGGGTGCGCGTCGACATCTACACCGCCCGCCCGGGCATCGTCATCGGCCGCAACGGCGCCGAGGCAGAGCGGGTCCGCGGCGAGCTGGAGAAGCTGACCGGCAAGCAGGTCCAGCTGAACATCCTCGAGGTCAAGGGCACCGAGACCGACGCCCAGTTGGTCGCCCAGGGCGTCGCCGAGCAGCTTGCCGGCCGCGTCCAGTTCCGTCGGGCCATGCGCAAGGCGCAGCAGACCGCGATGCGGGCCGGCGCCAAGGGCATCCGGATCAAGTGCTCCGGCCGTCTCGGCGGCGCTGAGATGAGCCGTTCGGAGTTCTACCTCGAGGGTCGGGTACCGCTGCACACGCTGCGCGCGGATGTCGACTACGGCTTCTTCGAGGCGCGTACGTCCTTCGGCCGGATCGGCGTGAAGGTCTGGATCTACAAGGGTGACGTCTCCGGTACCCGGGCCGAGCGGGCTGCGCAGAAGGCCGCCCGCAACGCCGCCCAGGGCAGCGGTCGTCGTCCGGGTCGCGGTGGCCGGCCGGGCCGTGGCGATCGTCCCGAGCGGGGCGGCCGTCGCCGGCAGGAAGCCGCAGCGGCCGAGGGTGGCGCACAGCAGCCGGCAGGTGCCGCGCAGGCGTCCGCACCGACCACCGGTCAGGAGGCATGA
- the rplP gene encoding 50S ribosomal protein L16 → MLVPRKVKFRKQHHPKRTGMAKGGTELAFGDWGIQALEAAYVTNRQIESARIAMTRHIKRGGKVWINIYPDRPLTKKPAETRMGSGKGSPEWWIANVKPGRVMFELSGVDNEVAREALRLAIHKLPMKCRVVAREGEN, encoded by the coding sequence ATGTTGGTTCCGCGCAAGGTCAAGTTCCGTAAGCAGCACCACCCCAAGCGCACCGGCATGGCCAAGGGTGGCACCGAGCTGGCGTTCGGTGACTGGGGTATCCAGGCTCTGGAGGCCGCCTACGTCACCAACCGGCAGATCGAGTCCGCTCGTATCGCCATGACGCGGCACATCAAGCGTGGCGGCAAGGTCTGGATCAACATCTACCCGGACCGCCCGCTGACCAAGAAGCCTGCCGAGACCCGGATGGGTTCCGGCAAGGGCTCCCCGGAGTGGTGGATCGCCAATGTCAAGCCGGGTCGGGTGATGTTCGAGCTCTCTGGCGTTGACAACGAGGTGGCTCGCGAGGCGCTGCGGCTGGCGATCCACAAGCTGCCGATGAAGTGCCGCGTGGTCGCGCGTGAGGGAGAGAACTGA
- the rpmC gene encoding 50S ribosomal protein L29, with the protein MANTTKAAELRSLSRTELNDKVKELKEELFTLRFQAATGQLESHGRLRSVRKDIARIYTVIQERNLGIVEDPDADVSTDETVEAGA; encoded by the coding sequence ATGGCGAACACCACCAAGGCCGCCGAGCTGCGGTCGCTGAGCCGTACCGAGCTGAACGACAAGGTCAAGGAACTGAAGGAGGAGCTGTTCACGCTCCGCTTCCAGGCCGCGACCGGTCAGCTGGAGTCGCACGGCCGGCTGCGCTCGGTCCGCAAGGACATCGCCCGGATCTACACCGTGATCCAGGAGCGCAACCTCGGCATCGTCGAGGACCCGGACGCCGACGTCAGCACCGACGAGACCGTTGAGGCTGGTGCCTGA
- the rpsQ gene encoding 30S ribosomal protein S17, translating to MSEQTVTEQQPTNVENVAAEIAHTSADRGRRKVREGLVVSDKMDKTVVVAVEDRVKHRLYGKVLTQTTKLKVHDAENAAGIGDRVVVMETRPLSATKRWRLVRIVEKAK from the coding sequence GTGAGTGAGCAGACCGTGACCGAACAACAGCCCACCAACGTGGAGAACGTCGCGGCCGAGATCGCACACACCTCGGCCGACCGTGGCCGTCGCAAGGTCCGTGAGGGCCTGGTGGTCAGCGACAAGATGGACAAGACCGTCGTTGTCGCCGTCGAGGACCGGGTCAAGCACCGCCTCTACGGCAAGGTCCTGACCCAGACCACCAAGCTCAAGGTGCACGACGCGGAGAACGCGGCAGGCATCGGTGATCGTGTGGTGGTGATGGAGACCCGCCCGCTGAGCGCGACCAAGCGCTGGCGGCTGGTCCGGATCGTCGAGAAGGCCAAGTAA
- the rplN gene encoding 50S ribosomal protein L14, whose protein sequence is MIQQESRLKVADNTGAKEILCIRVLGGSGRRYAGIGDQIVATVKDAIPGGNVKKGEVVKAVIVRTVKERRRPDGSYIKFDENAAVILRNDGEPRGTRIFGPVGRELREKRFMRIISLAPEVI, encoded by the coding sequence ATGATCCAGCAGGAGTCGCGGCTCAAGGTCGCCGACAACACGGGTGCCAAGGAGATCTTGTGCATCCGGGTGCTCGGCGGTTCCGGCCGTCGCTACGCCGGTATCGGCGACCAGATCGTTGCCACGGTCAAGGATGCGATCCCTGGCGGGAACGTCAAGAAGGGTGAGGTCGTCAAGGCCGTCATCGTCCGTACCGTCAAGGAACGTCGCCGGCCGGACGGCTCGTACATCAAGTTCGACGAGAACGCCGCGGTGATCCTGCGTAACGACGGCGAGCCGCGCGGCACCCGCATCTTCGGCCCGGTGGGCCGGGAGCTGCGCGAGAAGCGGTTCATGCGCATCATCTCGTTGGCTCCGGAGGTGATCTGA
- the rplX gene encoding 50S ribosomal protein L24, which yields MTKQSNATARKHSRVDIRKGDRVKVLAGKDKGLVGEVLSVQPDRELVTVSGVNIVKRHLKDTSAQPQGSQSTPGGIVSSEAPVHVSNIALLVKDSDGNEVTTRIGHRRDEVTKRRPDGTEYTAYRSVRVARKTGEEI from the coding sequence ATGACGAAGCAGAGCAATGCCACGGCGCGCAAGCACAGCAGGGTCGACATCCGCAAGGGTGACCGGGTCAAGGTGCTGGCCGGCAAGGACAAGGGTCTGGTCGGCGAGGTGCTGTCCGTGCAGCCGGACCGGGAGCTGGTCACCGTGTCCGGCGTGAACATCGTCAAGCGCCACCTGAAGGACACCTCGGCCCAGCCGCAGGGCAGCCAGTCCACGCCGGGCGGCATCGTGTCCAGCGAGGCCCCGGTGCACGTGTCGAATATCGCGCTGCTGGTCAAGGACAGCGACGGCAACGAGGTCACCACCCGGATCGGCCATCGCCGCGACGAGGTGACCAAGCGCCGCCCCGACGGCACCGAGTACACCGCTTACCGGTCGGTGCGGGTCGCCCGCAAAACCGGGGAGGAGATCTGA
- the rplE gene encoding 50S ribosomal protein L5, with amino-acid sequence MTTAEVDSAQTERYVPRLKQRYADEIVSALQSEFNFANVMLIPRLTKIVVNMGVGDAARDSKIMDGAVRDLTTITGQKPQITKARKSVAQFRLREGQPIGAHVTLRGNRMWEFADRLLTLALPRIRDFRGLSPRQFDGHGNYTFGLSEQVMFHEIDQDKIDRVRGMDITFVTTATTDDEGRALLRHLGFPFQAN; translated from the coding sequence ATGACCACCGCAGAAGTCGACTCAGCGCAGACTGAGCGTTACGTGCCGCGGCTCAAGCAGCGCTACGCCGACGAGATCGTGTCGGCGCTGCAGAGCGAGTTCAACTTCGCCAACGTGATGCTGATCCCGCGGTTGACCAAGATCGTGGTCAACATGGGTGTCGGCGACGCGGCCCGCGACTCCAAGATCATGGACGGCGCCGTACGCGACCTGACCACGATCACCGGTCAGAAGCCGCAGATCACCAAGGCCCGGAAGTCGGTGGCCCAGTTCCGGCTGCGCGAGGGCCAGCCGATCGGCGCCCATGTGACCCTGCGGGGCAACCGCATGTGGGAGTTCGCCGACCGGCTGCTCACCCTGGCGCTGCCCCGGATCCGTGACTTTCGCGGCCTGTCGCCGCGGCAGTTCGACGGCCACGGCAACTACACCTTCGGTCTGTCGGAGCAGGTCATGTTCCACGAGATCGATCAGGACAAGATCGACCGGGTGCGGGGGATGGACATCACCTTCGTAACGACGGCGACCACCGATGACGAGGGGCGGGCACTGCTGCGCCACCTCGGCTTCCCGTTCCAGGCCAACTGA
- a CDS encoding type Z 30S ribosomal protein S14, producing MAKTALRVKQARKPKYGVRAYTRCQKCGRPKAVYRKFGLCRICLRTMAHAGELPGITKSSW from the coding sequence GTGGCGAAGACAGCACTGAGGGTCAAGCAGGCCCGCAAGCCGAAGTACGGCGTGCGCGCCTACACCCGCTGCCAGAAGTGCGGCCGGCCGAAGGCCGTCTACCGCAAGTTCGGGCTGTGCCGGATCTGCCTGCGGACGATGGCGCATGCCGGCGAGCTGCCCGGCATCACCAAGTCCTCCTGGTGA
- the rpsH gene encoding 30S ribosomal protein S8 has protein sequence MTMTDPIADMLTRVRNASQAYHDTAVMPSSTIKVGIAKILTDEGYISGYEVKEPAEGEVGKSLLITLKYGQNRERSISGVRRISKPGLRVYAKSTNLPKVLGGLGIAIISTSGGLLTDKQAHARSVGGEVLAYVW, from the coding sequence ATGACCATGACAGATCCGATCGCGGACATGTTGACCCGCGTACGGAATGCCTCGCAGGCCTACCACGACACGGCCGTGATGCCGTCCTCGACCATCAAGGTCGGGATCGCCAAGATCCTCACCGACGAGGGCTACATCTCCGGCTACGAGGTCAAGGAGCCTGCCGAGGGTGAGGTCGGCAAGTCGTTGCTGATCACCCTCAAGTACGGCCAGAACCGGGAGCGGTCGATCTCCGGTGTCCGGCGGATCTCCAAGCCAGGTCTTCGGGTGTACGCCAAGTCCACCAACCTGCCGAAGGTGCTGGGCGGCCTGGGCATCGCCATCATTTCCACGTCGGGCGGACTGCTGACCGACAAGCAAGCACACGCGCGCAGCGTAGGCGGGGAAGTCCTCGCCTACGTGTGGTGA
- the rplF gene encoding 50S ribosomal protein L6, with product MSRIGKVPVPVPSGVEVTIDGSVVSVKGPKGQLQHTVAAPITVDRGDDGQIVLNRPDDERESKSLHGLSRTLVANMVTGVSEGYSKRLEIVGVGYRVTAKGPTELEFNLGYSHPINIKAPEGITFAVESPTKFSVAGIDKQQVGEVAANIRKLRKPEPYKGKGVRYEGEHVRRKVGKAGK from the coding sequence ATGTCACGCATTGGCAAGGTTCCGGTTCCGGTACCGTCCGGGGTCGAGGTGACCATCGACGGTTCCGTGGTCTCGGTGAAAGGCCCCAAGGGCCAGCTTCAACACACCGTTGCCGCGCCGATCACCGTCGACCGCGGCGACGACGGCCAGATCGTGTTGAACCGACCGGACGACGAGCGGGAGTCCAAGTCCCTGCACGGGCTGTCCCGCACCCTGGTCGCCAACATGGTCACCGGCGTCTCGGAGGGCTACTCCAAGAGGCTGGAGATCGTCGGCGTCGGCTACCGGGTCACCGCAAAGGGCCCGACGGAGCTGGAGTTCAACCTGGGCTACAGCCATCCGATCAACATCAAGGCGCCGGAGGGCATCACCTTCGCCGTCGAGTCGCCGACCAAGTTCTCGGTGGCCGGTATCGACAAGCAGCAGGTGGGCGAGGTTGCGGCGAATATCCGCAAGCTTCGCAAGCCCGAGCCGTACAAGGGCAAGGGTGTGCGGTACGAGGGCGAGCACGTCCGCCGCAAGGTCGGAAAGGCTGGTAAGTGA
- the rplR gene encoding 50S ribosomal protein L18 yields the protein MAVSLSARKHMEKRTASRLRRQLRGRKKIFGETDRPRLVVTRTAKHITAQVIDDTRGHTLAYASTMEAALRGVEGDKTERAKQVGQLVAERAKAAGVERVVFDRAGNKYHGRIAALADAAREKGLGL from the coding sequence ATGGCTGTTTCCCTGTCTGCGCGCAAGCACATGGAGAAGCGCACGGCGTCGCGGCTGCGTCGTCAGCTGCGCGGCCGGAAGAAGATCTTCGGCGAGACCGACCGGCCGCGGCTGGTCGTGACCCGGACGGCCAAGCACATCACCGCCCAGGTGATCGACGACACTCGGGGCCACACGCTGGCCTACGCCTCCACCATGGAGGCTGCGCTGCGTGGCGTCGAGGGCGACAAGACCGAGAGGGCCAAGCAGGTCGGCCAGCTGGTCGCCGAACGGGCCAAGGCGGCCGGTGTCGAGCGGGTGGTCTTCGACCGGGCCGGCAACAAGTACCACGGCCGGATCGCGGCGCTGGCGGATGCCGCCCGCGAAAAGGGCCTGGGACTTTAG
- the rpsE gene encoding 30S ribosomal protein S5, which translates to MSGSQRRGGGDRRGGDRRGQGQDKSNYVEKVVAINRVAKVVKGGRRFSFTALVVVGDGDGSVGIGYGKAKEVPAAIAKGVEEAKKHFFHVPRIQGTIPHPVQGEKAAGVVMLRPASPGTGVIAGGACRAVLEAAGVHDVLAKSLGSANAINVVHATVEALQMLEEPEEVARRRGKSLEDVTPAALLKARNAGTREGAHA; encoded by the coding sequence ATGAGTGGATCACAGCGTCGAGGCGGCGGAGACCGTCGCGGTGGTGACCGCCGGGGTCAGGGTCAGGACAAGAGCAACTACGTCGAGAAGGTCGTCGCGATCAACCGTGTCGCCAAGGTCGTCAAGGGCGGCCGCCGGTTCAGCTTCACCGCGCTGGTCGTGGTGGGCGACGGTGACGGCTCGGTCGGCATCGGCTACGGCAAGGCCAAGGAGGTGCCGGCCGCCATCGCCAAGGGCGTTGAAGAGGCCAAGAAGCACTTCTTCCACGTGCCGCGGATCCAGGGCACCATTCCGCATCCGGTGCAGGGTGAGAAGGCTGCCGGCGTGGTCATGCTGCGCCCGGCATCCCCCGGTACCGGTGTGATCGCCGGCGGCGCCTGCCGTGCGGTGCTGGAAGCCGCCGGGGTGCACGACGTGCTGGCCAAGTCGCTCGGCTCGGCCAACGCGATCAATGTCGTACACGCCACGGTCGAGGCCCTGCAGATGCTCGAGGAGCCCGAGGAGGTGGCCCGCCGGCGCGGCAAGTCGCTGGAGGACGTCACCCCGGCCGCGCTGCTCAAGGCACGCAACGCCGGAACCCGGGAGGGGGCGCACGCATGA
- the rpmD gene encoding 50S ribosomal protein L30 — MSTRLKVTQVKSSIGGKQNQRDTLRTLGLKRIGDVSAHEDTPTVRGMIATVRHLVAVEEVD; from the coding sequence ATGAGCACCCGTCTCAAGGTCACCCAGGTCAAGTCGTCGATCGGCGGCAAGCAGAACCAGCGGGACACGCTGCGGACGCTCGGCCTGAAACGGATCGGTGACGTTTCCGCACACGAGGACACCCCGACCGTACGGGGCATGATCGCGACGGTGCGCCATCTGGTCGCCGTCGAGGAGGTCGACTGA